GGTACTGTTTTAAGCATGGTTCATGCGTATTTACCGATGATTCGGTAAATGAGGCTGCAAAGAAAGCTGTGAAGGCTGACGCCCTTGTATTGGGATCAGCGGTACATTACGCCTCTGCTGCCGGGGCTGGCAGCGCCTTCCTCGATAGGATGTTCCGTGTTGCCTCCAAGCAGATGGCACTCAAGCCGGGGGCCGCTGTGGTCTCCTGCAGGCGGGGTGGGGCAAGCGCCACCTTCGACCAGTTGAACAAGTACTTCACCATCAGCCAGATGCCGGTGGTCTCTTCTACCTATTGGAACAGCGTTCATGGCAACACGGTCGAAGAAGTGGAGCAGGACCTTGAAGGACTGCAGGTTATGCGTTATCTGGGGGCAAACCTTGCTTGGTTGCTCTCCTGCATTGAGGCAGGCAAAGACACCGTGAAGAAGCCTGTTCCAGAAAAACGCATAGCCACCAATTTTATTCGCTAGCGGAGAATCCTGTCCAGGATGATGGAGTTGTTTCTCCACTTGTCCTGGGCTTTGACCCTGAGGTCGAGTCGGAGTTTCTTTCCTGGGAAGATATCGCGGATCTCAGGCTCGGCACCCTTGCGGATTTTTGCGATGCCCGCTCCTCGCTTACCTACCACAATACCCTTCTGCGTATCGCGTTCTACCACGATGAATGCCCGCACCCAAACCGTATTGTTTTCCTCACTGTATTCAATATCGGCAATCTCGACATAGATTGCGTGGGGAATTTCCTCGGTCACCAAGTTGATCGCCTTCTCACGGATGATCTCACTGATACGGAATTCAAGGTTTTGGTCGGTATATGCATCGGCAGGGTAGAGCAATTCACCCTCTGGTGCATGCTTGAACAGCTCGATGAGGATCTCATCGACCCCTTCATCGAGTTTTGCCGAGGCTCCCAGTACTGTTTTTCCTGGCAACATCTCTTCAAGGAATGCCTGGGCTTCTGCTAATTCCTCTTCCTTGAGGATGTCACTCTTGTTGATGACACAGATAACCGGGGTTTTCAGTTTTGCAATATGGCTGGCGAGAGCTTTCTCCTCTTCTCCTGCACTGCGCTTGGCATCGAGGATATAGAGTACTGCATCGTTCTCCTCGAGGGTCTTCAGCGCAGTCTCTTGCAGGCGCTTGTTCAACGTTTTTTCACTGAGGTGGAAACCAGGTGTATCGGTGAAGATCAACTGTCCCCTCTCGTCGGTATAGATACCCCTGATCGCATTCCTGGTGGTTTGCGGGGTACTGGCGGTAATGGAGACCTTCATCTCACAAATCGTATTGAGCAGGGTGCTCTTTCCAGCTGATGGTCTGCCGATAATGGCAACCGTAGCACATTTCATACACTGTTCTCCTAATTAATGGCCTCAGTATACTGTTTCATATCCTTTCTGCCTACATCCCCTCTTTCTTACCTGCTATGCCTTTGCAAGAATGAGAGTATGTGTGTATACTTGCCTTGATGTTCTACATCAAAACCAGTTTGAGTGAGGGGCACATGCCACAAGAAGAAGAAAAAAAGCCTGCAACGCAGGATCCACAGATACAGGAAAAACTCCTAAAAACCCGTTCCATCCTTCTCTCGGGAGAGATTGACAAGGAGAGCGCAGAGTCGGTCATCAAGCAGATGCTCATCCTTGAAGGAGAGAGTGATGAACCGATCAAGATTTTCATCAACAGCCCCGGTGGTGATGTCGATGCAGGCTATGCAATCTTTGACATGGCTCGCTTCATTACTGCTCCCGTTACCATGATTGGGATGGGCTTGGTGGCAAGTGCTGCTGCCTTGGTCCTTTTGGCTGTTCCCAAGGAGCAACGCATTGCGTTGCCTAACTCCACCTACCTCATCCACCAACCGATGAGTGGCATGAAAGGGGTTGCCACTGATATTGAGATTCACGCCCAGCATCTTGAGAAGCTGCGTGAGAAACTTGACAAGCTGATCGCACAGGAGACAGGCAAGAGCCTTGAGGAAGTGCGCAGTGATACCGAACGGGATCATTGGCTTAGTGCAGATGAAGCACAGAGCTATGGTCTAGTCAGCAGAATTGTTAAACAACGGAGTGAATTGTAACTACTCATGCCCAAGACTAGATTCCTCAGTGAAAAAGAAAAGACACTGGGAAGAAAGCATATGTATCGCCAGGAGCTGTATAACGGTGTTGCCTACAGCCTCCTCGGCGATACAATTGTTTATTTGCTCGCTATTTATTTTGGTGCCAGTAACATCGCCCTTGGCTATATAGCTTCAGCAAGTTATATTGCTGGAATTGTGCTTCCCTTTGTCCCCCAGGTCTTCAAGGGACGCAACCAGGTAAAGGTACAATCCCTTGTCTGGATTCTCCGTGGGCTTGTCTCCCTCGGGTATCTGGGGCTTTTCTTCCTCAGCGGGGACTGGGCAGTGATTCTTCTGCTCTCGGTCTACACCCTGTTCAATGTGTTCAGGATGATCGGTATTGCCCTCATTGACTCAACACTCAAGAGTATCAGCAGCATTGCCAACCGAGGAAAGGTTGTTGCCAATGTGAATGCAGCCTACCAAAGTTCGTCTCTGGTGGTTCGATGTATCTCGGCCCTGGTATTGGGTATAGAGCGGTTTAGTGGATTGGTTGGTCTGGTGACCATGCAGATCCTTGGAGTGTTGGTGAACTTCATGGCGAGCCATGAGATGGCACGCATTCCCAGCCGCAGTACGGTTGATTACAAGAAAGGAAGAGGCGTATTCGTCCTTCTTAAGGAAGCTATGAAGCAGGCTGCTTTCAGCAGAAGGCTTTACCTGAGATGGCTTTCCACAGCAGTGGCCGTTGTTTTTGCACTTACCACCCCATTCCTTCGTGTTGAATTGGGGCTGTCCAACTCGCTTGTGCTTGTCTATTCGGTTGTGCTGGGTGTATCGGTCATGGCCGCTAGTTTTATCAGCAAACAGTTCTCCGACCGTTTGGGCAGCCGGCCTTTGGTGCTCTTCTCCACGATATTCTCACTCTTCTTTTTCATGGCATGGGCCTTGATAACCCCAGAGGCTAACCCCATATGGTTCTTTGTCCTTGGATTCTTCACCAACTTCTTCATTGCCCTGATCAGCATGCTTGTCTATCGATTGATCACCCAGGTGATGCCTGATGATGAGACGGTTGCATTCAACTCAATGGTCAATTTTTTCATTGCCATCGTAGCATTCGTGGTTGGACTGGTCAGTGGTCTGCTTGGTGATTTGGGACATATTTCCAGGGATCTGTTTGTCGTAAATGGAATAGCTGCCGGAAACGGGTATACCCTGGTGTTTGTCTTTGCCATCCTGCTTACCGCTGTGGAAATCTTGGTAGCCTCCAGGCTGCAGGAGTATGGTGCCTACAGCTCACAGCAGGCAGCACAAGTTATTTTCAGTATGCATGGACTCAGGGCAGTTTCCATGATCGAGAAACTCGAGAGAACCCGGGATCCCGCCAAACGTAGATTCCTGATGCTCTCCCTCGGTGGGAACCTGAACAATCTTGCCACCAGTGAGCTCCGTATGATTCTCCGTAGTCCCTTCTCCCCTGACAAGCGTGATGCAGTGAGGGCTCTTGGTGACCGCCCCAGGAAAGCGCTGCTTGATGACCTGATAGTGGTTGCACAGGACGATGACTCCTACGTTCAGCTTGATGCTATCGCCTCCCTAGGTGCATACAGAAAGGAAGAGAAAGCCAAGAATGCATTGGTGAGTCTCATGTTGCATGGCAGATGGTCATCGGTCCGTTCAATGGCCAGCAAATCCCTTGTCCATATCACCGAGGGTACTGAGTATCTCCCATTGGTAAATGAGCTGAGCCACTCAGCGAAGCATATTGATGAAATCATCGACTATCTTATCGCCAAGCGTTTCATGGACAAGGAAGGAACGTTCTACCAGGAGTTTTTC
The sequence above is drawn from the uncultured Sphaerochaeta sp. genome and encodes:
- a CDS encoding flavodoxin family protein, coding for MNVLMINTSPHENGCTNRALQEVASVLKQWNIDSEILWIGKGSLHGCTDCGYCFKHGSCVFTDDSVNEAAKKAVKADALVLGSAVHYASAAGAGSAFLDRMFRVASKQMALKPGAAVVSCRRGGASATFDQLNKYFTISQMPVVSSTYWNSVHGNTVEEVEQDLEGLQVMRYLGANLAWLLSCIEAGKDTVKKPVPEKRIATNFIR
- the era gene encoding GTPase Era; protein product: MKCATVAIIGRPSAGKSTLLNTICEMKVSITASTPQTTRNAIRGIYTDERGQLIFTDTPGFHLSEKTLNKRLQETALKTLEENDAVLYILDAKRSAGEEEKALASHIAKLKTPVICVINKSDILKEEELAEAQAFLEEMLPGKTVLGASAKLDEGVDEILIELFKHAPEGELLYPADAYTDQNLEFRISEIIREKAINLVTEEIPHAIYVEIADIEYSEENNTVWVRAFIVVERDTQKGIVVGKRGAGIAKIRKGAEPEIRDIFPGKKLRLDLRVKAQDKWRNNSIILDRILR
- a CDS encoding ATP-dependent Clp protease proteolytic subunit, which translates into the protein MPQEEEKKPATQDPQIQEKLLKTRSILLSGEIDKESAESVIKQMLILEGESDEPIKIFINSPGGDVDAGYAIFDMARFITAPVTMIGMGLVASAAALVLLAVPKEQRIALPNSTYLIHQPMSGMKGVATDIEIHAQHLEKLREKLDKLIAQETGKSLEEVRSDTERDHWLSADEAQSYGLVSRIVKQRSEL
- a CDS encoding MFS transporter, yielding MPKTRFLSEKEKTLGRKHMYRQELYNGVAYSLLGDTIVYLLAIYFGASNIALGYIASASYIAGIVLPFVPQVFKGRNQVKVQSLVWILRGLVSLGYLGLFFLSGDWAVILLLSVYTLFNVFRMIGIALIDSTLKSISSIANRGKVVANVNAAYQSSSLVVRCISALVLGIERFSGLVGLVTMQILGVLVNFMASHEMARIPSRSTVDYKKGRGVFVLLKEAMKQAAFSRRLYLRWLSTAVAVVFALTTPFLRVELGLSNSLVLVYSVVLGVSVMAASFISKQFSDRLGSRPLVLFSTIFSLFFFMAWALITPEANPIWFFVLGFFTNFFIALISMLVYRLITQVMPDDETVAFNSMVNFFIAIVAFVVGLVSGLLGDLGHISRDLFVVNGIAAGNGYTLVFVFAILLTAVEILVASRLQEYGAYSSQQAAQVIFSMHGLRAVSMIEKLERTRDPAKRRFLMLSLGGNLNNLATSELRMILRSPFSPDKRDAVRALGDRPRKALLDDLIVVAQDDDSYVQLDAIASLGAYRKEEKAKNALVSLMLHGRWSSVRSMASKSLVHITEGTEYLPLVNELSHSAKHIDEIIDYLIAKRFMDKEGTFYQEFFISVEQGRSATFRQTRYAVIATFLKFGSPRLSHLYEQMNLGYPKDFLSPFISEARDLDQIDQAYKTVLSYFEKKEWEPLRSFCMDILESSDVSFDPCFENLKQGLLKAKEMDIEAFDEQDAVAMLYFSYSLGKNAQN